AGCCGGGCTGTTCCTGTATTTCCTGCCCGCCGGGGTCGCGTCCCTGCTGGGGGTCTCGCCGCTGTGGCTGGCGCGGGCGGCGGGGGGCCTGGTGGTGGCCTGGGGCGCGTTCCTGCTGGCGGCCAGTGCCCGCCCGGACAGCCTGGGCACCGGCGCGCTGGCCGCGGGCAACCTGCTGACCGTCGCGGCGCTGGTGCCGCCCGTAGTGCGCCTGGGCAGCAGCCTGCCGGGGTCGCTGCGCACCGCCCTGCTGCTCCTGGGAGCCGTGCTGACCCTGACGGCTGTCCTGGGCATCCTGAGCGCTCCCTCCCGCCGGGGTCGCCTGTGACGGGTGGGAGTGGGACGGGCGGGGGGGAACGCCTCCAGAAGCGCCTCGCCCGCGCCGGGGTCGCCTCGCGCCGCGCCGCCGAGGACCTGATCACGGCGGGCCGCGTGACCGTGAACGGCGAGGTCGCCGCGCTGGGGCGCACCGTCTCCCCCACCGACGAGGTGCGGGTGGACGGCAACCTCATCGAAACGGCGGGGCTGGAAAGCGTCACCTTCCTGCTGTACAAGCCCGCCGGATACGTCACCACCGCCCGCGACGAGTACGGCCGCCGAAACGTGCTGGACGCCATGCCGCCTGTCCCCGGCCTGCATCCGGTCGGGCGGCTGGATAAGGATTCGGAGGGGCTGCTGCTCCTCACCACCGACGGACAACTGACCCTCACCCTGACCCACCCCCGCTACGGCCATGAGAAGGCGTACCGCGCCTGGACGGAGGGCGACCCCGGCGCTGCCGAACTGCGCGCGCTGGAAGAAGGCGTCGAGCTGGACGACGGCCCCGCCCAGGCACTCAGCGCCCGGCCCGCGCCCGGCGGCGCACTCGTGATCCTCGGTGAAGGCCGCAACCGTCAGGTACGCCGGATGCTGGAGGCTGTCGGCTATCCCGTCACCCGGCTGCTGCGCTACCGCGTGGGCGGCCTGTGGCTGGGCGACCTGGCCCCCGGCGAGTACCGCCAGCTCTCGCCCCGCGACCTCCACGACCTGCTGAACCCCGCGCAGGTGCCCCGCCACGCCTGGGAAAGGGCCGAGCGGGAAATGCTGGATCGGTGGGGGTGATACGGGAAGTGGTGAATGGAAAAAGCGTGGCGGGAGCGTGAGCCTTCTGCCTTTGCTCCCACTTACCACTTCCTACTGACCACTGACCCCTGCTAAACTGGCGCTCGCGGGGGGGTCCACGGTCGCGCCCTGGCAACAGGGTGAGGAAAGTCCGGGCACCGCAGGGCAGGATGCCAGCTAACGGCTGGTCGGCGAGTCTGAGCGCCCGTGCGTGCGCCACCAGCGTGCGGGAGGCGGCGAAGCCGAAGGACAGTGCCACAGAAACCAGACCGCCAGCCTCAACAGTCCGGGCGCGGACGGGGCTGGTCAGGGTGAAACGGTGCGGTAAGAGCGCACCAGGCTCCCCGGAGACGGGGGGCGCTGGTAAACCCCATCTGGTGCAAGACCCGACAGTGCGCGAGGGGCGGCCCGCCCCACTGACCGCCAGGATGGTCGCTTGAGGCGCGCGGCGACGTGCGTCCCAGAGAGATGACCGTGACCCCACCCCGGTGGGCCACAGAACCCGGCTTATCGCCCCCCCGCACCACACCGTCAGACGCCGCCTCCATCCACGGGGCGGCGTCTGCGTTGTGGGAAGGAACAGGGAAAGCCCTACCCCCGCCGCGCGTCCAGCGCCGCCAGCACGAATCCCGCGATCAGCAGCACGCCGCCGACCGGCGTGACGGCTCCCAGCCAGCGCACGCCACTCAGGGCGAGCACGTACAGGGTCCCGCTGAAGATGATGGCCCCGGCGAGCAGCAGCGGCGGCGCACGGCGCTGGCCGGGCTGCGTTCCCAGGACGAGCAGGGCCAGGGCCGCATACATCTGATACCGCACCCCCGTCTCGAAGTTGGCGAGCATGGCGGGGTCCAGGCTGGCTTTCAGGGCGTGGGCACCGAACGCGCCGAGGGCGACCGCCAGCGCCGCGAGAACAGCGCCGGCCTGCATCGAATCGAGCTTCTGCATGGGCAGAGGCTACGTGGGCCAGGGGTGGGAGATTGTCCCCGGCAGACTGGTGGGAGAGGTCCGGCCTTGTCTCCTCCCCCCCTTCCTTCGCCGGACGGAAAAAAGGCCTTCCTCACGCCCTTATTCCCGGTTCGGGCGGCTCGTAAGTACGGGGCGGCCGCGGGGGTCGGGGGGAGCCGGGTGGGGAAGCAGGTCTGCCTCGGGGGAGAAGTGGGGAGAAATGTGGGAGACGGTGGTAAATGATGGGCTTGACTGTTACACTCGCCGCAACAGCCTCAGCCGTGCGCCCACAGCGCAAGGCTGGGCTGCTCAGCATGTGTCTCGCCCCCACTCCTACGTGGTGGGAGGCACGTGGGGAAGAGGAGCGTTTGCCGTTTGGAGAATACCCCTACACCATCGACGACAAGGGCCGCGTGGTCATGCCACCCGCCTTTCGGGAATTCGTCGAGGACGGGATGATTCTCACACGCGGCATGGAAGGCTGCCTGTATGTCTTCCCACTCGCCAGTTGGCGGCGTGTGGAGGAACAACTCGAAGGCCTGCCGCTGACGGATGCCCAGTCGCGGGCGTTCGTGCGCTTCTTCTATTCCGGTGCTGGCAAGGCGCGGCTCGACAACCAGAGCCGTGTTTCGATTCCCCAGACGCTGCGGACCTTTGCCGCCCTGGGCAGCGACGTGATCGTGGCGGGTGCGCCCGGACGGCTGGAACTCTGGAATCCGGACCGCTGGGAAGCGGCCATCCAGGCCGTGCAGAGCGACCCGCCCAGACCCGACCTTCTCGCCAATTTCGTGGCGTGACCCCCATGAACACAGCCTCCCCCGATATCCCCGATCCCCAGTCTCTCTCTCATACCCCGGTCCTGGCCGCCGAGGTGCTTCAGGCCCTCGCCCCCGCGCCGGGCCGCGTGATCGTGGACGGCACGCTCGGCGGGGCCGGGCATACCCGGCTGCTGCTGGAAGCCGGGGCGACCGTCTACGGCATCGATCAGGACCCCTACGCGCTGAACCGCGCCCGCGAGGCCCAGATTCCCGGCCTGCATGTGCTGGAGGGCAACTACCGCGACATGCGCGAACTGCTCGCCCGCGCCGGCGTGACCGGGGTGGACGGCGTGCTGCTCGACATCGGCGTGAGCAGCTTTCAGCTCGACGACACCGGGCGCGGGTTCTCGTACCACTCGGCCGCACCGCTCGACATGCGCATGAGCCAGGCGGGCGAGAGCGCCGCCGACGTGGTCAACACCTACGCCGAAGAGGACCTCGCCGCCATCATCTACGAGTACGGCGAGGACCGGCATTCGCGCCGGATCGCCCGCGCCATCGGGCAGGCGCGCGAGAAGGCCCCCATCGAGAGCACCGTGCAGCTCGCGGAGATCGTCAAGCGGGCCTATCCCGGTTTCTCGAAGGGCATTCACCCGGCCCGCCGGACCTTCCAGGCCCTGCGGATTCACGTCAACGACGAGCTGGGGGCGCTGCGCGATGGCCTCCAGGCGGCGGAAGTGCTCCTTACCCCCGGCGGCCGCCTGGCGGTCATCTCCTTTCACTCGCTTGAGGACCGCATCGTGAAGCGCTTCCTGCGGGGCAGCCCGTCCCTGCGGCCCCTGACCAAGCGGCCGGTGGAGGCCAGCGAGGCCGAGCAGGCCACCAACCCCCGCGCCCGCAGCGCCAAGCTGCGTGCCGCCGAGAAACTGGCCCCCGGCGAGGTCGCCCCCCAGGACGAACCGGAGGAAGCGCCGTGATGGCCCGCCGCTTCGACCTGAGTCCCGCGACCTGGCGGGCGCGTGCCATCCGTTACGTCGCCATCTATCTGGCGCTGGCGCTGCTGCTGGTCGGCGCGCGGTACCTGACCCAGGACGTGCGTAAGACGCTGCTGGATGCCCGCGACCGGGAGGCGGTCCTGACCACCCAGCGCGACGACCTCGAACTGCGCGTTCAGGCGCTGAACGGCGCGCCCCGCATCCGCGAGTGGGCCTTGCAAAACGGGATGCGGCCCTTTGCCGAAGCGCCCAAGACCGTTCAGGACCT
The nucleotide sequence above comes from Deinococcus carri. Encoded proteins:
- a CDS encoding pseudouridine synthase, translating into MTGGSGTGGGERLQKRLARAGVASRRAAEDLITAGRVTVNGEVAALGRTVSPTDEVRVDGNLIETAGLESVTFLLYKPAGYVTTARDEYGRRNVLDAMPPVPGLHPVGRLDKDSEGLLLLTTDGQLTLTLTHPRYGHEKAYRAWTEGDPGAAELRALEEGVELDDGPAQALSARPAPGGALVILGEGRNRQVRRMLEAVGYPVTRLLRYRVGGLWLGDLAPGEYRQLSPRDLHDLLNPAQVPRHAWERAEREMLDRWG
- a CDS encoding DUF423 domain-containing protein, with the translated sequence MQKLDSMQAGAVLAALAVALGAFGAHALKASLDPAMLANFETGVRYQMYAALALLVLGTQPGQRRAPPLLLAGAIIFSGTLYVLALSGVRWLGAVTPVGGVLLIAGFVLAALDARRG
- the mraZ gene encoding division/cell wall cluster transcriptional repressor MraZ, with amino-acid sequence MPFGEYPYTIDDKGRVVMPPAFREFVEDGMILTRGMEGCLYVFPLASWRRVEEQLEGLPLTDAQSRAFVRFFYSGAGKARLDNQSRVSIPQTLRTFAALGSDVIVAGAPGRLELWNPDRWEAAIQAVQSDPPRPDLLANFVA
- the rsmH gene encoding 16S rRNA (cytosine(1402)-N(4))-methyltransferase RsmH, translated to MNTASPDIPDPQSLSHTPVLAAEVLQALAPAPGRVIVDGTLGGAGHTRLLLEAGATVYGIDQDPYALNRAREAQIPGLHVLEGNYRDMRELLARAGVTGVDGVLLDIGVSSFQLDDTGRGFSYHSAAPLDMRMSQAGESAADVVNTYAEEDLAAIIYEYGEDRHSRRIARAIGQAREKAPIESTVQLAEIVKRAYPGFSKGIHPARRTFQALRIHVNDELGALRDGLQAAEVLLTPGGRLAVISFHSLEDRIVKRFLRGSPSLRPLTKRPVEASEAEQATNPRARSAKLRAAEKLAPGEVAPQDEPEEAP